The nucleotide window CAGCTTGAACATTAGGACTAAACCATTGGTATAAATGTAAAATAACTTATATTTGCCACACTTAATCAATAAATTGAATATGACAAATCAAAAAAGTTTCCCAAATCAACATGAATCTGACATAACTAAGGATTCTGAGTCAAGGAATTTGATTTTGCATAATGACGATGTAAACACGTTCGACCACGTAATTTCATCGTTAATTGCAGAGTGCAATCATGAAAGCCATCAAGCCGAACAGTGTGCATTAATAGCTCATACCAAAGGCAAATGCGATATTATGGATGGCACATACGCCGAACTAAACCCAGTTCGTATTTCATTGTTAAACAAAGGATTAAACGTTACTATAGACTAAATGACACCAGTTATCGCAGTTATATTATTGATCCTGACAGGATTTA belongs to Bacteroidales bacterium and includes:
- a CDS encoding ATP-dependent Clp protease adaptor ClpS, giving the protein MTNQKSFPNQHESDITKDSESRNLILHNDDVNTFDHVISSLIAECNHESHQAEQCALIAHTKGKCDIMDGTYAELNPVRISLLNKGLNVTID